The following coding sequences lie in one Enterococcus sp. 9E7_DIV0242 genomic window:
- a CDS encoding helix-turn-helix transcriptional regulator: MNISETLLFFRRKLKLTQKEMWPGHDTSAYSRIENGKQDIKMSDLVSVLDQMSISPEEFFLYSSIDEEQKRFRSLFQYCANHLNNQTKKNELCRYYNKLDNNSQKKLKDLSNYIAIKIFFSQHWEEISEVSTIELEEIFHYLDQKSYFLQYDYALMSNTIFLMNETHSDILISKAIPLEDEENRNTTTKQFAYNLITNLITVKLYNRDYEKAKKYLHLANKQNVKNQDYQYRMNIEYLSNLYSYLTKGNYQYIRKVYDYIHFLDDLGENQQSKMIEKEVEVLTLNFRGAENSTINTIQVD, from the coding sequence ATGAATATCAGTGAGACTTTACTCTTTTTCAGACGAAAATTAAAGCTGACACAAAAAGAAATGTGGCCTGGTCACGATACATCTGCCTATTCGAGAATTGAAAATGGCAAACAGGATATCAAAATGTCGGACCTTGTATCGGTCCTCGACCAAATGTCTATTTCACCTGAAGAGTTCTTTCTTTATTCTTCCATTGATGAAGAGCAAAAACGATTTAGAAGCTTATTTCAGTACTGTGCCAACCACCTTAATAATCAAACGAAAAAAAATGAACTTTGCCGTTATTACAATAAATTAGATAATAATTCTCAAAAAAAATTGAAAGACCTATCAAACTATATTGCAATAAAAATATTTTTCTCTCAACACTGGGAAGAAATCAGCGAAGTATCTACAATTGAATTAGAGGAAATCTTCCACTACTTGGATCAAAAATCCTATTTTCTTCAATATGATTATGCACTAATGTCTAATACGATTTTTTTAATGAATGAAACTCACTCAGATATATTGATTAGCAAAGCGATTCCTCTAGAAGACGAAGAAAATCGTAATACAACAACAAAACAATTTGCCTATAATCTAATAACCAACTTAATAACTGTAAAATTATATAATAGAGATTATGAAAAAGCTAAAAAATATCTTCATCTTGCTAATAAGCAGAATGTTAAAAATCAAGATTATCAATATCGAATGAATATTGAGTATTTGAGCAATTTATATAGTTATCTTACTAAAGGAAACTACCAATATATCAGAAAAGTTTATGATTATATCCATTTTCTTGATGACCTTGGAGAAAATCAACAGTCAAAAATGATTGAGAAAGAAGTAGAAGTTCTAACTCTAAACTTCCGAGGAGCAGAAAATTCTACAATCAATACCATACAGGTCGATTAA
- a CDS encoding LysR family transcriptional regulator — protein sequence MNIRQMESFLVLSEELHYGRAAERLEISQPSLSQQIKILESELGVSLFNKQGRNIVLSKAGQLFLRHVITILHEVHEVRRDMTYFQNIERDAIVLGASGSHLLHHIFKQFTEVFPDVMLQIKEYPSSITIRKLLDQQIDIGVTYQAEDIENLVSEPLFEDQFLAVIPKEHELAEKEKIYLCDLENQPLILLEQELFLRKVIDRELQKRHILPNVICELGNHYACLEYCKSQLGIAIIVSSFFSEVPDSVVLKKIEDLSKKETMMLMYRKELVIDEPIRYLLDNFRHSEWVKSAQSYE from the coding sequence ATGAATATTAGACAGATGGAGTCCTTCCTTGTTTTGAGTGAAGAGTTACATTATGGAAGGGCCGCAGAGCGATTGGAGATATCACAGCCTTCGTTGAGCCAACAAATCAAAATATTGGAAAGTGAATTAGGTGTTTCTTTATTTAATAAGCAGGGGAGAAACATTGTACTGAGTAAGGCAGGGCAGCTGTTCTTGCGACATGTCATTACGATTCTTCATGAAGTGCATGAAGTCAGAAGAGATATGACTTATTTTCAAAATATTGAACGAGATGCCATCGTACTTGGCGCATCAGGTAGTCATTTACTGCATCATATCTTTAAGCAGTTTACAGAGGTCTTTCCCGATGTCATGTTACAAATAAAAGAATATCCGAGTAGTATAACGATCCGAAAGCTACTGGATCAGCAAATAGATATAGGTGTTACTTATCAGGCGGAGGACATTGAAAATCTAGTATCTGAGCCATTGTTTGAAGACCAGTTCTTAGCTGTTATTCCTAAGGAACATGAGCTGGCTGAGAAAGAGAAGATTTATTTGTGTGATTTGGAGAATCAACCGTTGATATTACTGGAACAGGAGCTTTTTTTGCGAAAGGTGATCGATCGAGAGCTGCAGAAACGGCATATATTACCGAACGTGATTTGTGAGCTGGGGAACCATTATGCTTGCTTGGAATATTGTAAGTCGCAATTAGGAATAGCGATCATCGTTTCCTCCTTTTTCAGTGAAGTTCCAGATTCTGTTGTATTGAAAAAGATAGAGGATTTGTCTAAAAAAGAAACCATGATGTTGATGTATCGTAAAGAACTAGTCATTGATGAGCCAATCAGATATCTCTTAGATAATTTTCGACATTCTGAATGGGTAAAATCAGCTCAATCATACGAATAA
- a CDS encoding peptidoglycan bridge formation glycyltransferase FemA/FemB family protein encodes MYTFCLLDENEFEVFANQSSSGNYLQTKEMGKLKKLRGAEVFYPALKDEQNTVCMASLMTKTKLGVGYVFDIDGLELPAKSELAVDFLSQLKGYIKENDGLYLTVTPNRAYGVYDYRGNLLTEKDQEIIPFFSAQKFEHEGFSQGYSSDGNPQWIYKKDLSDLSEATLVKSYNKDAKYSLNKAKSFGITTRELSYEELSLFKEITERTSIRRNFTDKTLEYYQAVYQAYGERAKFVVAEVNFKDYLESLEQQKQQLEQKLADIEEFLVVNPNSRKKNNQKREFTDELSTYEKRITEGKQMLADNGEQVSLACALFLTGPHETVYLFSGTEEKYKKLYAPFLIQDRMLKYSVEKQIPLYNFYGIEGVFDGSDGILKFKESFNGYAEEKIGTFKAILNPGKYRTYMVLKHVREFVNKLRGRA; translated from the coding sequence ATGTATACATTTTGTTTACTGGATGAAAACGAATTTGAAGTTTTCGCAAACCAGTCAAGTTCTGGCAACTATCTGCAAACCAAAGAGATGGGGAAATTAAAAAAGCTTAGAGGAGCGGAAGTTTTTTATCCTGCATTAAAAGATGAGCAAAATACTGTATGTATGGCTTCTTTGATGACAAAGACTAAACTAGGCGTCGGCTATGTTTTTGATATTGACGGCCTAGAGCTACCCGCTAAAAGTGAGCTCGCGGTGGATTTTCTTTCTCAGCTTAAGGGATATATAAAAGAGAATGATGGGCTTTATTTGACTGTGACTCCTAATCGCGCTTATGGAGTTTATGATTATCGTGGCAATCTGTTGACGGAAAAGGATCAAGAAATTATTCCATTCTTTTCAGCCCAGAAATTTGAACATGAAGGATTCTCTCAAGGATATTCCTCAGATGGAAATCCGCAATGGATCTATAAAAAAGACCTAAGTGATCTTTCAGAAGCGACTTTAGTTAAGTCTTATAATAAGGATGCTAAATACAGTTTAAATAAGGCGAAAAGCTTTGGTATTACGACAAGAGAATTATCGTATGAAGAGCTATCTCTATTCAAAGAAATTACTGAGCGAACAAGTATTAGAAGGAATTTCACAGATAAAACATTGGAATACTATCAAGCAGTGTATCAGGCGTATGGTGAGCGAGCAAAATTTGTGGTAGCAGAAGTCAATTTCAAAGACTATTTAGAAAGCTTAGAGCAGCAAAAACAACAGCTAGAGCAAAAACTTGCGGATATAGAGGAATTCTTGGTCGTCAATCCGAACAGTCGGAAGAAGAACAATCAGAAGCGTGAGTTTACTGATGAGCTATCCACCTATGAAAAGAGAATTACAGAAGGGAAGCAGATGTTGGCAGATAATGGGGAACAAGTATCCTTGGCCTGTGCGTTATTTCTAACAGGACCTCATGAAACAGTGTATCTGTTTTCCGGCACAGAAGAAAAATATAAAAAATTATATGCACCATTCTTGATTCAAGATAGGATGTTGAAGTATTCTGTAGAGAAGCAAATTCCTTTATACAATTTTTATGGAATCGAAGGGGTGTTTGATGGGTCAGATGGTATTCTGAAATTCAAAGAGTCATTTA
- a CDS encoding helix-turn-helix domain-containing protein produces MKGFTQKEVLKSSTDHSIYSRIENGKRSVRLEELQEILDTLSVNIEEFISFSGFDTNQGVFRKNFYGAAADLEDLEKKAIVIKYYREILATPKKTTVQLSNLVSIKAFFSQFWSEVVPVTQEEIQEAYDLLSNTDYLSQYDYALLANIVFQFPTEQRKVLMKKAYPIMDQSLRDPETLKLAYNAIPNAMTACIQEKQYDEGKEYAKMIDTIEKSAKNVHIIMNIKYLENLIYLITTGDRSYQKKINRYIDILQEHGFTAIAEASDKEMRILTFGEIDKGDVPINTM; encoded by the coding sequence TTGAAAGGGTTTACTCAAAAAGAAGTATTGAAATCTTCTACAGATCATTCGATTTATTCTAGAATAGAAAATGGGAAGAGAAGTGTTAGGCTAGAGGAATTACAAGAAATTTTGGACACATTATCAGTAAACATAGAAGAGTTTATTTCATTTAGTGGTTTTGATACAAACCAAGGTGTTTTTCGCAAAAATTTTTATGGTGCTGCTGCTGATTTAGAGGATTTGGAAAAGAAAGCAATTGTAATAAAATACTATAGAGAAATTTTGGCAACGCCAAAGAAAACAACTGTCCAGCTATCTAATCTAGTATCGATCAAAGCTTTTTTCTCACAATTTTGGTCAGAGGTAGTTCCTGTGACGCAAGAAGAGATACAAGAAGCCTATGATTTGTTGTCCAATACAGATTATCTATCGCAGTATGATTATGCTCTACTGGCTAACATAGTATTTCAATTTCCTACGGAACAAAGAAAAGTATTGATGAAAAAAGCTTATCCAATTATGGACCAATCACTGAGAGATCCTGAAACGTTAAAGCTAGCTTATAATGCGATTCCAAATGCTATGACTGCTTGTATACAGGAAAAGCAATATGATGAGGGCAAGGAATATGCTAAGATGATTGATACTATTGAAAAATCTGCTAAAAATGTTCATATAATTATGAACATTAAGTATCTGGAAAATTTGATTTATCTTATTACTACAGGTGATCGTTCTTATCAAAAAAAAATCAACAGATATATTGATATTTTGCAGGAACATGGCTTTACGGCTATTGCAGAAGCTTCTGACAAAGAGATGAGGATACTTACATTTGGAGAGATAGATAAAGGGGATGTCCCTATCAACACAATGTAA
- a CDS encoding S66 family peptidase produces the protein MIIPKKLCAGDEIRIISPSSSIMRTGGIEANRAAESTLRGLGFEVSFGEHILENDVLGSTTIESRVEDIHQAFLDENIKGILTTIGGFNCNELLPYLDYDLIKNHPKIFCGYSDITALSNAIYAQTGLVTYSGPHYTSFKMRMHQKYQTACFRDVVMHTGVHRLFASEVWSNDPWYLPEYTPRVLQGNWKSYSEGQASGISIGGNIGTFNLLQGTVYQPSDDEVVGFVELEEEGDFRDFARGLASFLQAYTPKALLIGRFPDETDMTEERLLLILDKYPLLQTIPVIYDMDFGHTQPIMTFPIGQTVEVDTFAKTVIFTDE, from the coding sequence ATGATTATTCCTAAAAAACTATGTGCTGGTGATGAAATTAGAATTATTTCTCCGTCAAGCAGCATAATGCGAACAGGTGGCATAGAAGCGAATCGAGCTGCGGAATCTACGTTACGCGGTTTGGGCTTTGAGGTAAGTTTTGGGGAACATATTTTAGAGAATGATGTGTTGGGCTCCACCACGATTGAGAGTCGAGTAGAAGACATCCACCAGGCGTTTCTTGATGAGAACATTAAAGGAATACTCACAACCATCGGCGGTTTCAATTGTAATGAGCTGTTGCCCTATTTGGATTATGACCTAATCAAGAATCATCCAAAAATATTTTGCGGCTATAGTGATATCACTGCATTAAGTAATGCGATATACGCTCAGACGGGTCTAGTAACATATAGTGGCCCGCATTATACCAGCTTCAAGATGCGTATGCACCAAAAATATCAGACGGCTTGTTTTAGAGATGTAGTGATGCACACAGGTGTCCATCGATTATTCGCTTCAGAAGTATGGAGTAATGATCCTTGGTATTTACCAGAGTATACCCCGCGTGTTTTGCAAGGGAACTGGAAGAGTTATTCAGAGGGACAGGCATCGGGAATCAGTATTGGCGGGAATATTGGCACCTTTAATTTACTTCAAGGGACAGTGTACCAGCCGAGTGACGATGAGGTTGTTGGCTTTGTAGAGCTAGAAGAAGAAGGGGATTTTCGTGACTTTGCTAGAGGGCTAGCTTCTTTTTTACAAGCATACACACCCAAGGCCTTATTGATTGGCAGATTTCCAGATGAAACAGATATGACAGAGGAACGGCTTCTGCTAATTTTGGATAAATATCCGTTATTACAAACAATTCCTGTTATATATGATATGGATTTTGGGCATACACAGCCAATCATGACATTTCCTATTGGTCAGACAGTAGAAGTAGATACTTTCGCAAAAACAGTCATTTTTACGGATGAATGA